CTCTATGAATCCAtaagatgagtcatagaggagTTGATGACTCATCAAAATGAGTCATACAAAAACTTTAGAGGTTATGAACATACAGGTTTTTAGGACCTGCAGGACAAGTGTGGTTTATGACCCATAGACTTgaggatgagtcgtagacacGAATCATAGCAAAACTTTAGAGACATGATTTTTCAGAGTTTTTTCCaaaacctgcaggacgagtcatcTTGACGACTCATCActattcctatgactcatagagtccATTCGTAGGATCAAATCTGagtttttaataaagggtaattttgtttttttccatGTTCGGATTTAATGAACCttgacacttttatggccaagctcaaaatatgtatgtatatatatatatccaattcttcaaattctcctcctattcaattcattcttcaaaatttacCAAAGGAAGGACTCTAAATTTAGGGTTTCCAGTTCATGAAGATTCCTCTTCAATTCTAGGTTTATtccaatcaaggtatgtggaaattgatccatgggtttctttcacccatggaatcttAAGGTTTTCCTCAAAGCTCTCATGAAATTGCATTATCTTTCAACtcaaattttgatgaattgtgttgggatgttcagatatatttttaattgttatcaatgatcattataagtatgtttctacataaattgtatgatttcaagttgatttatgaatgtccatgcattaagctattttctatgatgaattacatgaagtatgatcatgaagtttaatgatttcaaaatattgtcatggttttcatccaaattaattatgtatgtgagttttactctaaattaaagtgtgaattattattatggatttttattatgattcaattatcaatttcatgcaagttatggaaaaggtgacttagggccctatattGGTGACCAAAGAACTTcattatatgaattatacaagtaCGATATTATAATGTTGAAAGGCTAATACTCACattcaagtatgttataaaaacaAGATACTCTATGAATGTTAAACCAATGTACAAGtttcatgatatatgttaagtatgattaccaTGCATGTAttatgtgggatttgacttagcaccgaatgatgacttgaggtgggagctcgacctatggggtccttatataaagtttcTTATCTCATAAATAAGTGAAACCATAGGATTTGCCTTTATGacctatctagtggatccatatataacgtatgtacatgacacgtctagcggggtagagtctaccttgaaaagtagatttcccttttttccttatatggggagacattggaattttatgttatagctttcatggtcttattatcggttatggtactatcccacatatgtatactagTCATATGTTCGTTTTATAATTTGAACTATGTcccttaaatgctttgatcactaTGATTTTACTTATCCCCTTATCATGTAcattaattgatcattgcatcctatgatttatattgtattttattcccacatacttagtacattcaaatatactaacgcatatttgttgcctacattatcttataatgtaggggttgaggatcacattcatACATGTAACTAGTTGAGTTCCATTTGGTGaagtgttggtgagtcctcatcttatcgagggCGATTTATGACTTAGTTCTATCCTAAAGACTTTTTACTTCATTCTTATTAAGGGTGATCTAGAAACATGTCTTTCCCCCCACCCATCTAAAGTAGTAAAGGCATCATTGGACTAATGttttagagtctatgtagttAAGCTACATTcttattttatgattcatgatttacaCTCTTTCTATGTCATTTCCAcatttaatttaccttatgtatactttatgatatgtcaagagaatTGGTTGGAGCCATTCAGGGTTTCTATCACCgagttatgactaggccctaggttgagttatgataaacttggtattaaAGCCTCTAAAGTTTAAGATGTCCTTGGAAttccaacatgccgcgtcgaGTAGAGTcatattcatggttgtgaagtgcgtcatatctatgaataggaggctataaggcattttaggaaatcttcacttttttcatgatttatgtcgtGCAATAGATTACCCTTtaagacttcctttccctaacaattgtcctttgcaattttcagaaaaatgacTCCTAGAAGAGCACCTATGGAAAGAGGGGTCAATTctaatgaggaccaagctcaTCCGATCCCTTAAGACAATAGTCTCCTACCTGACCAAATTACTAATGCAGAGTTCCGGACTGCTATCACCATGTTAGCCCAAGTagtagccaaccaaggggtttttgctcctcctaatgctcctactctGGCCtctagagtgagggactttgcaaaAATAAATCCTCCTGAATTCTATGGTTCAAAAGTGGAAGAAGATCCTCAAGAatttattgatgaggtctacaagatagtaagtattatgggggtgattTTGGAAGAGAAAGTAGAGTTGgcagcctaccaactcaagagtgtggCCCTAGTTTGGTATATGTAATGGAAGTTAGAAAGAGTGGATGAAGGTTCTATTGGATGGAAAGCCTTCAAATTTGTTTTTCTTGATCGCATTTTCCCTCTTGAACTAAGGGAAGCCAAGGTgttagagttcatcaatcttcgacAAGAAAATATgggtatgagggactatgcccttaaGTTCACCAATTTATCTAAGtgtgctccttcattggttgccgattCACGTGCCCGAATAAGCCAATTCATATCGGCATATTAAGGAGATAAACACATCTCAACTCATGACTTTTGCTGAATAGATTGAGGGAGAGAAACTAAAAAagatgagaatgagggatttTAAGAGGGCACGTTATGAAGGTGAgttctctaatgctaggaccGATGGTGGATGTAGTGGACGTTCTCAACAAGGTGAAGATTCAGGTAAGAATCTTGTtaaggatagggtgtcataccctaaaaTTCAAGGTGAAGGTGTGAATTCTAGTAGCCCTTCCTTTCCTAAAtatgcaaagtgtggaaagaaccaTGGAGGGAAATGCTTGctgggaatgggtgcttgttatggatgtggcaagatgggccataagcaatTTGATTTCCCTTATGTTTCCAACAAAGGTGTAGAAGGTTGTCCTCAAGGAGACCAAGTGCAAAAAGGTACCCAAGATCCACCTAAGGGTAGCCAACACAACAACCTATTATATGCCtatcatgctaggcaagatgtggaaGAGACTCCCAATATGATCACGGGGTATGTTATGGgtatttaactttgatgtttatcattacttgatccgggttccaacttatcttttgttactccttacctttctatgagatttgatgtgtgccccaaagtgttgttagaaccttttatggtttatactcccattacTGATTCGGTGTTGgctaagagagtttatagaaattctCCCATGTtggtcttgcataaagttatcccttgtgatcttgttgaactagacatgaccgattttgacattattcttgatatggattggttagatgcctcttatgcattcattgattatagaactcatcaaatttcaatttcctaatgagcctattcttgaatggaagggtaatgatttggtggttaagggtcgattcatttcaAGTCTTAAGGCatggaaaatgatttttgaagggtgcatttatcatattgtgcgagttagagATGTTGATTCTGAAAATCCTACTCTTAAGTCGGTCTCTACAGTTAATGATTTTCCCGATGTGTGTCCCAATGATTTGCCGGGTGTTTCtctcgaaagggaaattgactttggcataaatCTCTGATGTGTAGTGTATTTAAGACATTTTGAGGCTCAAAGTGGTAAATTAGTGTGCATTGCAAGCATGTttctatatatatgatgtgggtttttgtttgtttttgcaggaaaactaagtcgcgcatatgttttgatgattttgtgGGTTTGAGTACAATTTTACTGAGTACTAAGGAGTACGAGCTTCATCACGGATCGTAGTACCTTGCACGGGCCATCATGGTAAGCTTAGAGATGATGAGAGAAGGAAGCTATGCTGGAGGTGCTAAGAATAACTCCATGGATCCCACCACGGACCATAGTTACTTGAACAGGCCATGGTGGGTGTCGTACCACTGATCTTGTGAAGGTGCTGATGGTACAAATTTTGGCCAAGTGTAACTCCATGGAACCCATCATGGGCCGTGGAGTCCACTATGGATCGTGCAAGATAATCATGAAGGTTAAGAGAAAATATGGGAGAATTGGCAAAGTCTATCAACATGGAGGTCAGTACGGACCGTATTCATCACCACAAGCTGTGAGGATTTCTCGTGAAGAAGTAAAGAGCTACACAGTATTGAAGCCCAAGTTAAACACTATGGGAGAAGGCCCACGGACCGTTAACTCCAGTACGGTCTGTAGTGGTCGAGCGTGAAATATGCCGACTTTAGTTTTTCTAGTTGGTTTAGCATTTagttttgtatttctataaatacccaaatttattttatttttagggttcagCATTTCTACtagtttttgagtactttgtgaACATAGTGAAGCTACACTtagttacttttggagattGATTCTTGGAATATCATTCTGGTTTTCATCCTTGATTTTTGATTCCTGTGATTGATTCAAGATTGACTTCTTCACCTGTATAGAtattaattcatgaattcttcataaattcttattcttttacttacaagtatgagtagctaaacccacaactagggttgtgggaaccatgatgacTTAACTAGAACAGGCAaaagtaggattgatatttgtgatttgtttttgcatgtattgtgatttcttcattcaaaagtctttcttagtgagtgcacgcaTTAAGAACTTGCCTATATTCATTGCATGCCCGAGAGGGAAGCAAtgattaggaaaagacttcACAATGGAAATTGGAGAGTCTAACTTCGAAAAAAGGGATAAACTatgtctaagttacttgagatcgGGAAGAGATAGTGATCTGAGATCCAGGGGGAGGGTTAGTATAGTATACATTCTGAGATTGGGATAAGATGAATGAGATAAGTCTTAGAAGGACTAGGAGGTGATGTTACCTATGGGAGGTgatgttacctaactcgctagattttgcatgcaatacaatgaacgatatcatgaatacaattagcttattaacttacaagtcatAGGGAACACAAttctagtctagtcttcatatagtttaaaacttcaatcttatttatttgtcACCGCATTATTATTGTATCTCTAAAATACAGCCAAAccccccacttttactttatacatttttatttttaggaagtAGTAAATATGACtaaatagtgatagctaatagaacttatttcaacctattccctatgGGTTCGACACTGACACTTAGTTAGGTAAAATATACTTCTAACAATTTTTTATATCTCTTTTGAGAGGTGTGATTGAGTTTTATCAAAATGGCGCTGTTGTCGGGGATTACAATTTTAGAATAGTCTACTAGTGAGCACTTTAGGTTGTAGTTCTATTTCCTAGTTTTACTTTtggtttcttgtttttgtttttgtacgGAACAGATAGTTCATGCCAACCACCCAAAGCAAGGGTGAACCACTACTTCTATAGGATCCAGAACAACAAAGGTCAATTTCAAAGATGAATGCACAAGAGCGCGAGGCGCAAAGGCAGAGAGAGCTAGCCGAAAATCTAGCAAGGGATGGTGTTGACAATAGGGATGAACTCAATAGAGCTTTGCGGGGGTAGAGGTCAGAGACCTATGAACTTTTCTCTAGCTGATAATGATGTTGATACGAATGGTGCAGGGGATACTGAGTCTATAATACTCCCACCACTACCTCAaggtgtgaagtttactatcaCTAGTACTATGCTGTAATTGTTGAATTTGAAGGGACTATTTAATGAAACAACTAGTGATGATGCCAACCAACACTTGATGAACTTTATCGCCACTTGCAAGTCATCTGAAGTCCCTAGGTTAGCCAATCAACTATGTGACTTCGCTTATTTCCATTGTCTCTGTTTGGGGAGGCAATGAAATGGCTGAATTAACTTCCATAGGACTCTATCACAACTTGGAAGGAGTTAAGAGAGGCATTTCTAGAAAGGTTCTTCCCACCATCCAAGAAGCTGCAAATCAAGGATGAGATTAATGCTCATAAACAGCGACCTAATGAAGAACTGCATGAGACTTGGGAAAGATTTAGGTAGAAACTAAAGCAGTTTCCAAATCATAATTTGACTGATGAgcatttgaaagaaatattctACACATCTTACAACTTTGTGACCAAGCCAGTGATAGATGCTTCTTGTGGGGATTCCTTTATGTCTAGGACATTTCAGGAAGCCACAACAATTCTAGATCAGCTCGCAAAGAAAAATAAGGCATAGTATACTAGAGATGTAGATTGTTCAGGATTCACGTTTGAGATATTAGCAGAGCAAAATCGAAAAGAGGAGAAGCATTTTCATGACCCATATGTAAACcggtctcctatttgagtcatagtgtGCCAACAagcaagataatatataagccgatgaggctatcgtaGCATATCGGCACAattgtacatacatacatatccacaacccacatacatgtccacagacctttaagagtaaaaatagtaacataaagTGGGATAAGGCCCCTGTCGTACTCCTGAATAAACAAAACGAGTGTACAAATCAAGAGACCAGTACCacaactaggctccgatataatggagttTCTCCCAAATATGCTGGAaggagtcctaagctggtgggTCTCCAAAAtgtgcgtctgtacctgcggacatgaacgCGGCCCCCctaaagaaagaggggtcagtacgacatatgtactgagtatgtaaagcatagacatcataagaaaattatagttggcatagggatgcaggggaaagtgtgacatctaatcatttactgtacctatagcttataacataaggtCGTACGTACTATCATCACATATTGTACCCATCCTTTTCGGGAACTTGGTGTAACGACTACATCActcttgttacaccccacattcttgaactcgaaaggttcctaaagctacttagaagatatcatgtgatccgcctaagttacgacactattaaataattctaagaagggagaatgtgacaccccatagtagggaagattggagataaggtcaagagaagtcggaggaagttggaggacaagcgatgagtcgtaggacttgatttgcttacgtacgcctctaacttagaagtttacttacctaaatctatttgagtacacaccaagcttccatagcatgaatgacataggctcttaaactaagacgagattacgaacgcaggaggaaggaaaaaaaaattcgtggggaagccaataggagagtgacacatggcagccctaagcaagcaggtgacccacctacttggggtcaagtaggtgacccacctgcttgggggaggtggaccccgctgccacgtggcagtaccccattggtcgcatggttgaagtggcccaatgatggcccgacacgtgtcacccttaggggctgacacgtgtcacattatatatatattaatatgtaatgtttCAGCTGTTAACTTATCCCAAAAACAGCTGCtatacttagaaaaaaatacgtgaggagagaaaagagaggcaactttggttcttgaaaattaaaggtaagtttctcaactttcttccgtgaattaattatatacggtgtatattaagtacgtggatacgtatatatgtgttttaacacgtttatggaactgaaactccagcgttgcaactgaaatttggaaggaaaaaaaggagaaaacgtgaaaaggggcaagggagagggttacggatttgacccttgttgggtaagcttccgggtttcattccgtgaattaattatttgacgtgtccctaagttgtatattagtgttttataacctaaaaactcaatttggggcagcaaggaagtaccacaagcagcccgctcaatttcagcacattgaagaagttccgaggcacaatttcggctagttttaaccaatttcgggaaaggtaagttcttcccctttaatttgaagtttatgatgttaaattggagtgtattatacaccttattatctgctggaagttgggtaaaaggcttcaaaagttcgacgttagaaataagcgaaattggaatcgatatagttaattgtaatcgaataatgcctcgtacttgtggtatgtgactgctggtcgtgtgatgagttgttagggtgatGGAATGTGTGTTTCTAAGGTCATGGGtggctgctggtttcatccacacgaccctccactttgcaattaaagaattcgcgaaagaaagattaaaaactctagttttggtatcttagttttgagtaaattgttgagggtttatattgtgtaatattgtcgtaatatgtatatttttgggctgctggttgtattgttggttagatgaaggttctaaggacatggttgtgtattcgtatagggcacattataggggaggtgctgtccgatttttgttaacttcttaaactggttaaggaactagtcgagggtgcgagcgaggggacgagctcgatgaatactcgtaggtagtctaagttgctgaaaagtctaagattGTTAATACTttccttacttccatgttaaataggtttcgaggacaacgacgtggacacgattatgggaaatccataagaggtaggtaaagcctattctttctcttcttttggcatgtcgtagaggtaagtaaacaatgatgtgatctctgaagtaattccattcctaagtgtcttttattcacttctgggtaatgaaattttataacagttaagctattttccttgagccttacctatactaaggatttaatgaatatacgggctcctagttgtaaggactatataaaaacatgtattctggagtccttaagcagttagcattatcttagtacgtgtctaaggaccctaaaacactaactagtatagcccctaatggcatttaaagggcatttaaggtgattacattacaatcctgattctcagacaatagcttaattttcttctacgattgagtcttcgataatgatttaaattgcatatagttgctcattaatctactcgtgtatactatgacccatctttccctgagtcccgagccaggatatgttctcgtgcgtaactcactgcattattcctcgagtccctcactagagggccgggatacgtgtatatatatatatatgatgatatgtggtaataaggtggtgatggcattgggctgtgatgatattacagaggtatccaccggacccctgataggtccggctatacgatataatttaaacatgcatgttttgacacttcacaaggtacaggtataagttttcatatgatatgttatcccctgcttcgctgtttcagatatgtgttcagttgtgccatattatgttttacatactcagtacatatgtcgtactgacccccttctctggggggttgcgttcatgcccgcaggtacaggtacacagtttggggatccatcagcgtaggagtcccactcagcagtccagaagtgctccattgtgctggagcctgattttggtactaaacgtggtgtatatattcgtttggttacgggtatggtgggggccctgtcccgccttatgttactgttttcttactcttagaggtctgtggatacatatgtgggttgtgcctgtatatgagtgggatctgagttatatatatatgtatgtacagctgtactgatatgacttgtgattttgggcgttccctatattgtggcagccttgtcggcttgcggatatgtgtgttatggaacgaccctatatatagtactacagccttgtcagcttgtatgttttcatatatattgatgcattttgggtataaacaggagacaggttatgtataggtagcaggggtacgcgtgtgtgtccagttcgggcactcgtcacggcctatgggattgggtcgtgacagaagtggtatcagagcagttcttccttggagtgtccacagaccgtgtctagtagaggcttgtttatcggtgtgttgtgcaccacatctataaacaagaggctacaggacatttaggatgttactttctttcttatcatagatcgtgcaatagagttatGTTTTAGGATGATCCTTCACTAATCTACCTTTATGTTTGTagtgatgcctccaaggaaagcaaccactgcccagaagggcaagtcggcagctggggaaactagtcagaccccaagaattaccaggtcccgtgcccagtctatgccgaggattgtacttcagtcggcaagttctactacgccgccaacCCCAGAGGAGTTTAGGGCAGCAGCAGCTGCAGATCCCGAACCTCCAGTACAGGAGCCTCCAGTCCCACAGCATGGGGTGGAATAcagagctatgagagatgcagtacagttgctgactggactgatggcaggacaggctcggaggcatggcccagatgatgtaaatagacaagatagcttgagggttcgtgacttcctagcctgcaatcccccagaatttcatggatcgAGACTTGCAGAGGACCCACAGGAGTTCATTAGACAGATGCAGCGTacactgcgaatcattagggcctcggagactgagtcggtggaattagcctcctatcggctgcgtgatgtggctgctaactggcacgagtcttgggagttatcgaggggagagggtgctcctccagctgaatgggatgaatttgcagaagcccttcttagccacttcctgcctccagaaatgaaacgagctagggttgataaatttttgcagTTAAAGCAGAACGGTAGGAGTATTcgcgactatagcctcgagtttgactcattggcgaggtATGCCCCCACAGTTGTAGCAGATATGGCAGACAGGGTGCATCGGTATATCATGGGCTtagacctttatttggttgatagttgtatggccatggcttctcagccaggcgtGGACATTGCccgggtacaagcatatgcccaaggggtagaagagcgacataaGAGGCGTCAGCCTGACAGATGGTTTGATAGAATTCAGGCTAAAATGGCTAGGTCAGCTGGTTATCCAGGAGAATTTCGCAGCGGGCGATTCCAGCAATCTAGTAGGTATCCCTCCCAGCCAACTCGGAGTGTACCTCCACAGTTTCCAGGTGGAAGAGTTGAGAGCACCAGATATTTGGGGCCTAGTCAAAGCTCCAGAGCATCAGGTATACAGATGGaccagagttctcgacagtcaagaccacTAGTACCACAGTGTCCCCGTTGTAATAGACTTCATTTTGGAGAATGTCGCCGAAGTATAGGTGcctgtttttcttgtggccgccAAGGCCTTATTGCGAGGGAATGTCCGTTTAAAAATACTCCAGGTGGTATagctcagccaactgggtcggttgcgggttcttcttcttctgtgtctATGCACCCGATAGGGCGGGGTATGCAGATACcggcaggccgtggtagaggtcgtggtGGAATTTCTAGTTCTGGCGGCCCTTCTAATCGTATATATGCTTTGGCTAGTAGACAAGATCAGGAAGCGTCGCCAAAAGTAGtcacaggtatattatcaatctttgctcgggacgtatatgcgttgatggatcccggctctactttatcatatatatctccttttattgctaataaaattgggattaagcctgaattaatagaagcatttgaggtggctacaccagtaggagattctcttgtggtgaaacaaatatatagaaattgcccggttaatgtatatagtcatcgtactttggttgatttgatagaattggatatggtggaatttgatgttattatgggtatggattggttagcttcatgTCGTGCCAATGTAGACTGTAGAAATAAAGTAGTTCGGTTCCAGTTTCTGGGTGAATCGATTGTTGAGTGGACAGGAAATACGGCGTCgccgaagggtaagtttatttcacaccttaaggcaaggaaaatgatcaggaaggggtgtatttatcatttagtccgcgtgcatgatctggaagcagaggtgccaactcttcaatcggtacccgtggttaatgaatattcggatgtgtttccagatgaacttccaggtcttcctcccgaacgagagatagagttcacgatagacatgccaccagatactcagcctatttctattcccccatatagaatggcacccacggaattaaaggagctaaaggagcaactgaaggacttgctggaaaaaggcttcattaggcccagtacatccccatggggagcgccggtattatttgttaaaaagaaagatggatcgctgcgaatgtgcattgactataggcagctgaacaaggtaacaattaagaatagatatcccctccccaggattgatgatttgtttgaccagttgcagggtgctaaatgcttttcgaagatagacctgtggtcaggctaccatcaggtacgggtaagagaagcagatatcccaaagaccgcattcagaacccgatacggacattatgaattcagagtgatgtcttttgggttgacaaatgctccagcggtgtttatggacttgatgaaccgagtgttcaaaccatttctagatttgttcgtgattgtatttattgatgatattttgatctattcacgATCAGAAAAGGAGCATGCAGATCATTTGCGGGCAGTGCTGGAaatactccaacaccagaaattatacgctaaattttctaaatgtgaattttggttaacttcagtggcttttctggggcatattattgggatcgatggtattcgcgtagatacgcagaagattgaggccgtgaaggcatggccaagacctacaactcctacggaggtacgtagctttttgggattagcaggatattacagaaGGTTCGTAGAacggtttgcttccatttcggcgcctttaacaagactgactcaaaaggcggctaagttccagtggactgatgcttgtgaacggagctttcagttgttaaaagaaaaattgactacggctcctgttctaacccttACAGAAGGACCCAATg
This region of Solanum dulcamara chromosome 9, daSolDulc1.2, whole genome shotgun sequence genomic DNA includes:
- the LOC129903640 gene encoding uncharacterized protein LOC129903640, encoding MLAQVVANQGVFAPPNAPTLASRVRDFAKINPPEFYGSKVEEDPQEFIDEVYKIIEGEKLKKMRMRDFKRARYEGEFSNARTDGGCSGRSQQGEDSGKNLVKDRVSYPKIQGEGVNSSSPSFPKYAKCGKNHGGKCLLGMGACYGCGKMGHKQFDFPYVSNKGVEGCPQGDQVQKGTQDPPKGSQHNNLLYAYHARQDVEETPNMITGYVMGI